Proteins co-encoded in one Arachis hypogaea cultivar Tifrunner chromosome 13, arahy.Tifrunner.gnm2.J5K5, whole genome shotgun sequence genomic window:
- the LOC140177704 gene encoding uncharacterized protein, whose protein sequence is MYLTDASDATRCKSFLTTLTKAAMKYFDSLPPRSVTSFDDLSRKFLMRFSIQKDKVKHAPSFLGVKQEVGEPLRDYMERFNKACLEIQDLPMEAVIMGLVNGLREGPFSQSISKRHPTSLSDV, encoded by the coding sequence atgtacctaacCGACGCTTCTGATGCTACTCGCTGCAAGTCTTTCCTGACAACCTTaacaaaagcagcgatgaagtacTTCGATAGTCTTCCCCCGAGGTCGGTCACCAGTTTCGACGACCTCTCGCGAAAGTTCCTGAtgcgattctccatccagaaggacaaagtgaAACACGCACCAAGCTTCCTGGGAGTAAAGCAGGAGGTCGGGGAACCTTTGAGGGACTACATGGAGAGGTTCAATAAAGCGTGcttagagattcaagacctgcccatgGAGGCAGTGATTATGGGCCTGGTAAATGGACttcgagaaggtcccttctcccaGTCCATATCGAAAAGGCATCCGACCTCCCTAAGTGATGTATAG